The Agromyces mariniharenae sequence GCCCGTCGAAGCTGCGCTGCAGCACGACGAACACCGATGCCGTGAAGATCGCCGCGAGGGCCGCGTGCACGAGCGCGACGGTGGTCGCGTCGAGCACGAACTTCCACGGCCGGATGCGCAGGCGCCACTCCTGGCCGGGGCGGTGCCGAGAGCGCCAGTAGCCCACGTAGCCGACGATGATTCCGGCGAGGAGCGCCGCGATCGCGGCCACGGCCCCCACCCACAGGCCGTCGCCGCCCCACAGCGGCGTCATCCGCCCGATGAACAGCGTGAACGCCACGATCCCGCAGACCACGCCGGCCGCCGTGCCCGCGTAGACCGCCTCCGACTCGACCCTGAGCCGCGTCGAGCGGATGCCCGCGCCGCCGCTCGTCCCCGCATCCACCTTCACGCTCACAGGAACCCCCGTTCCGCCGCGCCACCGCGATCGACCACTGATCGTGTCTGCATGATACGGCGGCGGACGCGCCCGGCATAGACCCGGGAAGCGGGGGTCGATCCGCTCTTCCCCAACCGTCCCGCCGGGCGTACGCTGCCCTCAGTGAGAGGGGGAACATGCCTGAATTCGAGTACGGACCCGTCGAGATCCTGGTCGTCGGGTTCCCTGGTGAGCGGCCCGATGCCGCGACGTTCGAGGCGATCGGAGACCTCGTCGAGGCCGGTGACATCCGGCTCCTCGATGCGGTGGTCGTCTCGCGCTCCGAGAACGGGGATCTCGACATCGTCGAGATCGAGGACCTGGGCGACGAGATCGACGTGACCGAGATCGAGCTGGAGGCCAACGGCCTCGTCGGCGAGGAGGACGTGAACGACCTCGGCGGGGCGATCCCGCCGGGCACCTCGGGCGCGATGCTCGCCATCGAGCTCGTCTGGGCGAAGCGACTCGCGTCGCGGTTCGCCGAGTCGGGCGGCGTGCTCCTGCAGTCGGAGCGCATCCCGGCGCCGGTCGTCAACGCCATCATGGCCGAGGCCGAAGAGGCCGAGGCCGCCGCTACGGAGTGAGGGGAAGCACATGCTGAGGAGGATGGGACGTCCTGGGCTCGTCGGGATGGCGGCCCGCACGGCCGTCGTCGCGGGCACCGCGACCGCGGTGTCGGGCAGCGTCGCGCGGCACCAGGCGAACAAGGACCAGGAGCGGTACGAGCAGCAGCAGTACGAAGCGCAGCAGCAGCAGGCGGCGATGAACGCCGCCGCGCAGCAGGCCGTGGCGCAGCAGCAGGCCGCAGCCGCGCAGGCAGCGCCTGCCGCGCCGGCAGCCGCGGCCGGCGGCACCGACGTCGTCGCCGAACTGCAGAAGCTGGCCGCGTTGAAGGAGCAGGGCATCCTCTCCGACGACGAGTTCGCCGTGGCGAAGGCGAAACTGCTCGGCTGACCACGACCGGCGGTCGGGCCCTCACTCGCGAGACGCGGGGCCCGGCCGCTGTTCGGTGCGCCCGGGGCGCGCCGGCGTCACCGGCCGACTGAGGATGCCTGCGGCATCCGGCCTGTGCCTTGCCTGCGAACGGGCGCCCAGCCCTTGCCGGTGCATCCGCCTGCCCCCCTACGATGGGGCATGGCCGTCGCGCTGAGGGGACTCTCGACCGTCGTTCCGCCCACCGTGCTGATCCAGGAGGAGGTGCGGGACGTCTTCGGAGCGCAGCCGGGCCTGAACCGCCTCGCGCAGCGCATCGTCTCGACGAGCTTCAACGTGTCGGGCATCGAGAAGCGGCACACCGTGCTCACCGAGCTGAGTCGGGACGCCCATCCCGACGAACCCGTGTTCTTCGACATCGACAGCGGCGAGCTGCTGTTCCCGGGCACGAAGGCGCGCAACGAGCTGTACGCCGAGTTCGCGACGAGCCTGTACGTCGAGGCGGGCCGCGCGGCCATCGCCGCGACGCCGGGCCTCGCGGCATCCGACGTCACGCACATCATCACCGTGTCGTGCACCGGCTTCTACGCCCCCGGGCCCGACTTCGTGATCGCGCGCGAGCTCGGCCTCGACGCCGGCGTCGAGCGCTACCACCTCGGGTTCATGGGGTGCTACGCCTCCGTGCCCGCGCTGCGCATCGCGAAGCAGCTGTGCGAGGCGGATGCCGCGGCCGTCGTGCTCGTCGTCTCGGTCGAGCTCTGCACGCTGCACCTGCGCTCCTCGAACGACCCCGACACGATCGTCGCCTCGTCACTGTTCGCCGACGGCGCCGGCGCCGGGATCGTCACCGCGCGCCCGCTCGAGGACGGCGAGCGCGCCTTCGACCTCGACCGGTTCGCCACGCGCATCACGCCCGTCGGCGAGGGCGACATGGCGTGGAAGATCGGCGACCACGGCTTCGAGATGGTGCTGTCCAACGCGATCCCGGCGATCATCGACGACCACATCACGGGCGCGCTCGAGCCGTTGTTCGGCCACGACGCCGCGCTCGCCGAGGCGCTGGCGACGGATGCCTCGAGCGACGCGATCGAGCACTGGGCCATCCATCCGGGCGGTCGCAGCATCCTCGACAAGGTGGAGTCCCGGCTCGTGCTCACCGAGGCGCAGCTCGTGCCGGCGCGCGAGACGCTGCGCGACTACGGCAACATGTCGAGCGCGACGGTGCTGTTCGTGCTGCGCAACATCCTCGACTCGGATGCCGCCGCCGACGGCGACCGCGTCGCGGCCATGGCCTTCGGCCCGGGCCTGACGGTGGAGTCGGCCCTGCTCACGGTGCGCGCCTGATCGGCTACCGATGAGCCCGCTGAGGTGGCTGGCCGAGCGCGACGAGGACGCGGTCGAGCTCATGGACGACCCCGACGCCGACCTCGACGCGCTCGAGCGCACGTACGTCCGGTTCGCGCAGGTGAACGCGGTGGTGTCGAACGTGGGCGCGGTGTACCGCCGCTGGGTGCGTCCGGCGCTCTCGCCGACCGTCACCCGGCGCGTGCTCGACGTCGGCACGGGCGGCGCCGACCTGCCGCGCGCGCTGCTGCACCGGGCGCACGCCGACGGGTTGCGGCTCGAGGTGACCGCCGTCGATCCCGACCCGCGGGCGCTGGACTGGGCGCTGCGGCAGCCGCCGCAGCCGGGGCTCGTGCTGCGCCGCGTCACGAGCACCGAGCTCGCCCTGGCCGGCGAGCGCTTCGACGTGGTGCTCTCGAACCACGTGCTGCACCACCTCGACGGCGCCTCGCTCGGGGCGCTGCTCGCCGACTCCGAGCGGCTCGCGCGCGACGGCGGCGTCGCGGTGCACGCCGACATCGAGCGGTCGCGGCTCGGCTACGCGGGCTTCGCGCTCGGGACGCTGCCGTTCGAGCCGAACCTGCTCAAGGGGTCCTACATCCGGCCCGACGGACTCACCTCGATCCGGCGCAGCCACACGGCGCGCGAGCTCGCGGGCGTGCTGCCGCCGGGCTGGAGCGTGCGGCGAGGGTTCCCGTCGCGGCTCGAGGTCGTGTGGGGCGCGGATGCCTGAGCGCGAACGCCTGCCGCACGAGCCGCGCCACGACGTGGTGATCGTCGGCGGCGGGCCGGTCGGACTCCTGCTCGCCTGCCTGCTCGCGCGGCGTCACCTCGACGTGGTGGTGCTGGAGCGCCGGACGGCTCGCGCGGGCCGGTCCCGCGCGATCGGCATCCACCCGCCGGGCCTGCGCGCCCTCGCACGGGCGGGCGTCGGCGACGAGGTGCAGGCGCGAGCGGTGCGGATCCACTCCGGACGGGTGACCTGCGAGGGCCGCACGCTCGGCTCGATGTCCTTCGCCCGCGCGGGCACCGTGCTGTCGCTGCCGCAGCTCGAGACCGAGGAGCTGCTCGAGGCGCGGCTCGGGCAGCTCCGCCCGGGGAGCCTGCACCGCGGCGTCGAGGTGCGCACCGTGCACGACCGCGGCACGCACGTCGTGGTGGAGGGAGTCGAGCTTGGCGGCGAGGGCGACGGCGACGCGGGAGGTGGAGACGCCGGGGGCGCCGGCGGCGGCGCGCCCGTGAGCGTGACGGCGTGGTACGCGGTCGCGGCCGACGGCGTGCGCAGCGGCATCCGCGACGCGCTCGGGATCGCCTGGCAGGAGCGGCGGGGTCGCGCTCACTACGTGATGGGCGACACGCGGGACGACACCGGCGAGCCCGAGACGGCGCTGCTGCACTTCGAGCCGGCCGGCGTCGTGGAGTCGTTCCCGATGCCCGGCGACCTGCGGCGCTGGGTCGCGTGGGTGCGGCGTCCGCCGGCCGAGGCGACCGCCGGGCAGCTCGCGACGATCGTGCAGTCGCGGGCCGGGGGCGCCTTCGACGCCGCGGCGGCCGGCGAGCCGAGCGCGTTCGAGGCGCGGCAGCACCTGGCGTCGCGGATGTCGCAGGGTCGCGTCGCGCTCGTCGGCGACGCTGCGCACGAGGTGAGTCCCATCGGCGGGCAGGGCATGAACCTCGGCTGGCTCGACGCGATGCGGCTGGACCACGACCTCGCCGCGGCCCTGGCCGTGGGCGCGCCGTTCGAGGCGTTCGACGCGTACGACCAGGTGCGACGGTCGGCGGCGTCCCGCGCCCTGCGTCAGGCGGCGTTCAACATGCGCATGGGAGCGCCGGCGGCGGGCATGCGGCTGCGGACGCGCAACGCGGCCGTGCGGGTGCTCGGCATCCCGCCGTTCCGGGCCCTGCTGGCCCGCACCTTCACGATGCGCTGGCTGTAGGTCCCGCCCTCACAGCACGATGCGCGTCAGCAGGAAGACCGGGATCAGCCGGTCGGTCTTCTCCTGGTAGGCGTCGTACGCCGGCCACGTCTCGTTCGCGCGGCGCCACCAGAGCTCGCGCTCCTCGCCCTCGAGCTCGCGGGCGGTGTAGTCGTGCTTCTCGGCGCCGTCCTGCAGCTCGACGTGCGGGTGCCGGCGCACGTTCGACACCCACTTGGGATGGTGGTGCGACCCGCCCTTCGACCCGACCACGGCGTACTCGCCGTCGTGCTCCACGCGCATGAGCGCGGTCTTGCGGAGCTTCCCGGAGTTCACGCCGAGCGTCGTGAGCACGATGATCGGGCGCCCGCGCAGCGTGTTCGCCTTCGCGCCGTCGGTCGCCTCGAACTCCTCGGCCTGCTTCCTCGCCCAGCCCGACGTGCTGGGTGCGTACTCGCCCTCGAGCGGCATCCGTCCTCCTCGTGTCCTCCGTACGACGCTACTCCCGCGCGCGTGCGTCGGGTGCGTCGCGCATGCGTCAGGCCGGAGCGATGACGAGCGAGAACTCCACGAAGCCCTCGGGCTCGACCGAGACGAAGCCGAGGTTCGGCGCCTCGACGCCGAAGTCGGCGAACGTGATGGGGATGCTGCCCGCGACCTGCCCGCTGCCCTCGTTCAGCACCGCCTCGAGGTCCACGGTCACCTCGCGTGTCACGCCGGCGATCGTCAGCTCGCCGGTCGCGGTCACGGACTGCACCTCCCCGATGGCCGGCGTCGAAGCCGCGGTCACCGGGCCGGTCAACGTGAACGTCGCCGTCGGGTGCTCGCCGGTGCGCAGTGCCATGTCGCGGAAGTACGCGTCGCGCGACGAGGAGTCGGTCTCGATCGAGGCGACGTCGACCGTGATCTCGGCCGCGGTGAGCGTCAGGCCGTCGACCGTGAAGGTCCCGGTCACGTCGTCGGTTCGCCCGACCACCGTGACATCCGTGTCGTTGAGCACCTCGTCGACCCGGTAGCCGGCGTATGAGCCGTCGGTGGCCGTCCACTCGCCCGACAGGTCGGACGCGTCGATCGCACCGCTCGCGCCGTCGGTCGCGCGCGGCGCGGCGGTCACGGTCGGCGCCGCCTCCTGCTCGCCGACGATGAGGTCCCGGTACACGATCGGCCCCGCGACGGCCGCGGTGCCGCCGAGGAGCAGGACTCCGGCGATGATCGAGATGGTCACGATGGTGCGCTTCTGCATGCGGGGGTCCTGTCGTACGGCGGGGTTTCTCCAGCATGACGCTCGAGGCAATGAGCTGGCTGTGGGTCGGTCGACCGAGCGGTGTGCGGCGGCGGGCATCCGCTGGCCGGGTGGGCCGTCCGTGACGGTGGCGCCGGTTCGGCCATCGGTCTAGCGTGAACCGCGGGGGGATTCCGGCGCAGCTGGTCGGAACAACGCTCCCACCTCGCAAAGTTGAGTTCGGTAGACTCAAGTTTGAAGAAGGCCTGTATTCCCGGAAAGGATTTGGCCGTGGCCAACATGCAGGGCGCGCCGAGCTCGCAGGAGGAGCAGCAGTCGGCGCTCGAACAGTACGGCGTGAACCTCACCGACCTCGCCAAGCAGGGCAAGCTCGATCCGGTGATCGGTCGCGACAGCGAGATCCGCCGGGTCAGCCAGGTGCTCACGCGGCGCACGAAGAACAACCCCGTGCTCATCGGCGAGCCCGGCGTCGGCAAGACCGCCGTCGTCGAGGGGCTCGCGCAGCGCATCGTCGAGGGCGACGTCGCCGAGTCGCTGAAGGACAAGCAGCTCGTGGCGCTCGACATCTCGGCGCTCGTCGCCGGGGCGATGTACCGCGGCCAGTTCGAGGAGCGGCTGAAGGCCGTGCTGAAGGAGATCGACGAGTCCGAGGGTCGCGTCATCACGTTCGTCGACGAGCTGCACCTGCTCATGGGCGCGGGCGGCGGCGAGGGGTCGGTCGCGGCATCCAACATGCTCAAGCCCATGCTCGCGCGCGGCGAGCTGCACCTCATCGGCGCGACAACGCTCGACGAGTACCGCGAGTACATCGAGAAGGATGCCGCGCTCGAGCGCCGCTTCCAGCAGGTCTACGTCGGCGAGCCGAGCGTCGAGGACACCGTCGCGATCCTCCGCGGGCTCAAGGGCCGGTACGAGGCGCACCACGGCGTGACGATCACGGATGCCGCGCTCGTCGCCGCGGCATCCCTCTCGAACCGCTACATCACGGCCCGCCAGCTGCCTGACAAGGCCATCGACCTCATCGACGAGGCGATGTCGCGCCTGAAGATGGAGATCGACTCGTCGCCGGTCGAGATCGACCAGCTGAAGCGCGAGGTCGACCGCATGAAGCTCGAGGAGCTCGCCCTCAAGAAGGAGAAGGACGACGCCTCGAAGGAGCGCCTCGCCAAGCTGCGCGAGACCCTCGTGGACAAGGAGCGGCAACTCGCCGAGCTCGAGGCGCGCTGGGCGCGCGAGCGGCAGGGCCTCAACCGCGTGGGGGAGCTGAAGAAGAAGCTCGACGAGGCGATCACGCAGCGCGACCTCGCGCTGCGCGAGGGCGACTACCCCAAGGCGTCGAAGCTCGAGTACGAGACGATCGCGAACCTGCAGCGCGACCTCGACGCGGCAGAGCAGGCGGATGCCTCCGGCAACGCCGGCGGCGAGCCCCGCATGGTCAACGAGCAGGTGACCGAGGAGGACATCGCCGCGGTCATCTCGGCGTGGACGGGCATCCCCGTGGGCAAGCTCATGCAGGGCGAGACCGAGAAGCTGCTGCAGCTCGAGTCGGAGCTCGGCAAGCGGCTCATCGGTCAGAAGCCGGCCGTGGCGGCGGTCGCCGACGCGGTGCGTCGCTCGCGCGCGGGCCTCAGCGACCCCAACCGGCCGACCGGCTCGTTCCTGTTCCTCGGCCCGACCGGCGTCGGCAAGACCGAGCTGGCGAAGGCGCTCGCCGAGTTCCTGTTCGACGACGAGCACGCGATGGTGCGCATCGACATGTCGGAGTACGGCGAGAAGTTCTCGGTCTCGAGGCTCGTCGGCGCGCCCCCCGGGTACATCGGCTACGAGCAGGGCGGCCAGCTCACCGAGGCCGTGCGGCGGCGTCCGTACTCGGTGATCCTCCTCGACGAGGTCGAGAAGGCGCACCCCGAGGTGTTCGACGTGCTCCTGCAGGTGCTCGACGACGGACGCCTCACCGACGGCCAAGGGCGCACGGTCGACTTCCGCAACGTGATCCTCATCCTCACGTCGAACCTCGGCTCGCAGTACCTCATCGACCCCGGCCTCTCATGGCCCGAGAAGGAGGAGGCGGTGCTGCAGACCGTGCGGCAGGCCTTCAAGCCCGAGTTCGTGAACCGCCTCGACGACATCGTCGTGTTCTCGGCCCTCAGCGAGCAGGAGCTCGGCGAGATCGTGAACCTCTACATCGACCGGCTGTCGGCCCGGCTGCACGAGCGCCGGCTCGAGCTCGGCGTCACGCCCGACGCCAGGGCGTGGCTCGCCGAGCGCGGCTACGACCCGCTCTACGGCGCGCGTCCCCTGCGCCGGCTCATGCAGAAGGAGATCGACGACCGGCTCGCGCGTGCGCTGCTCGCGGGCGAGATCCGCGACGGCGACTCGGTGCTCGTGGCCCTCGCGGCCGACGGCGAGACGCTCATGGTGTCGCGGGGCGAGGTGCCCGTCGCGGCGGGCGGTGGCGGCGGACCCGACGACGAAGTCGTCGACGCGGAGATCATCGAGTAGCCGGGCGCGGCCGCACCGCGGCATCCGGTGCACATGAACGGATGCCGCGGCCCGGTCAGCTCGGCGGCACCGGCGGCACCGGCGGCGCCTGCGGCACCTCGACGGGTTCGGTCACGCCGTTCGCGCTCGCCGGGATGCGGCGTTCGAGCGCGATCGCGAGGACGCCGATGACCAGGCAGCCGATCACCATCACCGCGATGTACGCGACGTCGAGCCCCTGGTCGAGGAGGATCCCGGCGGCGATCGGACCGGTGATCGCGCCGGCCTGGAACGCCGCCGAGTTGATGGCGTTGTAACGACCGCGGTTGTGGTCGGAGGCGAGGTCGTTGTAGACCGCCGGCACGGTGGGTTGCAGCAGGGTCTCGCCGAACGCGAAGACGCCCATGAACGCGAGCACGCCGATCGCCGCGGTCAGGGTGTCGGGCAGCAGGCCGGCCCCGCCCAGGATGAGCCAGGACACAGCCCAGACGGCGGCCATCACGAGCATCACCCGCGTGCGGCGGCGGCCGCTGATGCGCTTCAGCACCGTGAACTGGAGCAGCACGATGACGGCCGTGTTGACCGCGAACGCGAGTCCGACCGTGCGCGTCGACACCTCGGCGACCTGGCGCGCATAGGCCGGGAAGCCGGCCTCCATCTGCCCGTAGCCGATGAACATCGCGATGAAGGTGAGCAGGCTGAGCCACAGGACCGCGGGCTGCCGGATGATCTCGCGGTAGCCGCCAGAGGCCGGGGCGTCGTCGGCGGGCGCGTGCTGCGTGCGGACGTGGCGCAGCGGCCCGAGCAGCAGCGCCATCGGGATCAGGCTCGTGGCCGCGTCGACGAGGAAGATCACGGTGAACGTCTCGGGCGAGCTCACGTCGACGTAGAACCCGCCGATGATGCCGCCCACGCCGATGCCGAGGTTGACGAGCGCGAAGTTGACGCCGAAGTACTGCTGGCGCAGGTCGCCGTCGACGACCGATGCGATGAGCGCGTTGAACCCGGGCCAGGAGACGCCGAAGTTCACGCCGATGAGCACGAGCGCCACGGCCGCGACCGCGGGGTGGGTCGCGAAGGCGAGCAGCGTGCACCCGGCGATCATCGCGGTCAGCCCCACGAGCAGCACCGCCTTGGCGCCGTAGCGGTCGATGAGGGAGCCGCCGGGTCCGGTGACGATGAGGCCGGTGATCGCGATGAGGCTCATCAGCGCGCCGGCGAGGTCGAGCTCGAAGCCGCGAACCTCGTGCAGGTAGATGATCGTGAACGGCAGCGTGAGCCCGCGGCCGAGCGTCTGGATCGCGACGGTCGACAGCAGCCAGCGACCCTCGGTGGGGAGTGCGCTCCAGAACGTCCTGATGCCGATCACTGCAACATCTTGGCGGATGCCGCCGACATCGCGCACATCGGCCGTGGCAAGCACCTCGCACACCGGCCCGCTCACGACCTAG is a genomic window containing:
- a CDS encoding YceI family protein, whose translation is MQKRTIVTISIIAGVLLLGGTAAVAGPIVYRDLIVGEQEAAPTVTAAPRATDGASGAIDASDLSGEWTATDGSYAGYRVDEVLNDTDVTVVGRTDDVTGTFTVDGLTLTAAEITVDVASIETDSSSRDAYFRDMALRTGEHPTATFTLTGPVTAASTPAIGEVQSVTATGELTIAGVTREVTVDLEAVLNEGSGQVAGSIPITFADFGVEAPNLGFVSVEPEGFVEFSLVIAPA
- a CDS encoding FAD-dependent oxidoreductase → MPERERLPHEPRHDVVIVGGGPVGLLLACLLARRHLDVVVLERRTARAGRSRAIGIHPPGLRALARAGVGDEVQARAVRIHSGRVTCEGRTLGSMSFARAGTVLSLPQLETEELLEARLGQLRPGSLHRGVEVRTVHDRGTHVVVEGVELGGEGDGDAGGGDAGGAGGGAPVSVTAWYAVAADGVRSGIRDALGIAWQERRGRAHYVMGDTRDDTGEPETALLHFEPAGVVESFPMPGDLRRWVAWVRRPPAEATAGQLATIVQSRAGGAFDAAAAGEPSAFEARQHLASRMSQGRVALVGDAAHEVSPIGGQGMNLGWLDAMRLDHDLAAALAVGAPFEAFDAYDQVRRSAASRALRQAAFNMRMGAPAAGMRLRTRNAAVRVLGIPPFRALLARTFTMRWL
- a CDS encoding ATP-dependent Clp protease ATP-binding subunit is translated as MQGAPSSQEEQQSALEQYGVNLTDLAKQGKLDPVIGRDSEIRRVSQVLTRRTKNNPVLIGEPGVGKTAVVEGLAQRIVEGDVAESLKDKQLVALDISALVAGAMYRGQFEERLKAVLKEIDESEGRVITFVDELHLLMGAGGGEGSVAASNMLKPMLARGELHLIGATTLDEYREYIEKDAALERRFQQVYVGEPSVEDTVAILRGLKGRYEAHHGVTITDAALVAAASLSNRYITARQLPDKAIDLIDEAMSRLKMEIDSSPVEIDQLKREVDRMKLEELALKKEKDDASKERLAKLRETLVDKERQLAELEARWARERQGLNRVGELKKKLDEAITQRDLALREGDYPKASKLEYETIANLQRDLDAAEQADASGNAGGEPRMVNEQVTEEDIAAVISAWTGIPVGKLMQGETEKLLQLESELGKRLIGQKPAVAAVADAVRRSRAGLSDPNRPTGSFLFLGPTGVGKTELAKALAEFLFDDEHAMVRIDMSEYGEKFSVSRLVGAPPGYIGYEQGGQLTEAVRRRPYSVILLDEVEKAHPEVFDVLLQVLDDGRLTDGQGRTVDFRNVILILTSNLGSQYLIDPGLSWPEKEEAVLQTVRQAFKPEFVNRLDDIVVFSALSEQELGEIVNLYIDRLSARLHERRLELGVTPDARAWLAERGYDPLYGARPLRRLMQKEIDDRLARALLAGEIRDGDSVLVALAADGETLMVSRGEVPVAAGGGGGPDDEVVDAEIIE
- a CDS encoding SHOCT domain-containing protein, yielding MGRPGLVGMAARTAVVAGTATAVSGSVARHQANKDQERYEQQQYEAQQQQAAMNAAAQQAVAQQQAAAAQAAPAAPAAAAGGTDVVAELQKLAALKEQGILSDDEFAVAKAKLLG
- a CDS encoding type III polyketide synthase, with product MAVALRGLSTVVPPTVLIQEEVRDVFGAQPGLNRLAQRIVSTSFNVSGIEKRHTVLTELSRDAHPDEPVFFDIDSGELLFPGTKARNELYAEFATSLYVEAGRAAIAATPGLAASDVTHIITVSCTGFYAPGPDFVIARELGLDAGVERYHLGFMGCYASVPALRIAKQLCEADAAAVVLVVSVELCTLHLRSSNDPDTIVASSLFADGAGAGIVTARPLEDGERAFDLDRFATRITPVGEGDMAWKIGDHGFEMVLSNAIPAIIDDHITGALEPLFGHDAALAEALATDASSDAIEHWAIHPGGRSILDKVESRLVLTEAQLVPARETLRDYGNMSSATVLFVLRNILDSDAAADGDRVAAMAFGPGLTVESALLTVRA
- a CDS encoding DUF6325 family protein, which translates into the protein MPEFEYGPVEILVVGFPGERPDAATFEAIGDLVEAGDIRLLDAVVVSRSENGDLDIVEIEDLGDEIDVTEIELEANGLVGEEDVNDLGGAIPPGTSGAMLAIELVWAKRLASRFAESGGVLLQSERIPAPVVNAIMAEAEEAEAAATE
- a CDS encoding MFS transporter; its protein translation is MIGIRTFWSALPTEGRWLLSTVAIQTLGRGLTLPFTIIYLHEVRGFELDLAGALMSLIAITGLIVTGPGGSLIDRYGAKAVLLVGLTAMIAGCTLLAFATHPAVAAVALVLIGVNFGVSWPGFNALIASVVDGDLRQQYFGVNFALVNLGIGVGGIIGGFYVDVSSPETFTVIFLVDAATSLIPMALLLGPLRHVRTQHAPADDAPASGGYREIIRQPAVLWLSLLTFIAMFIGYGQMEAGFPAYARQVAEVSTRTVGLAFAVNTAVIVLLQFTVLKRISGRRRTRVMLVMAAVWAVSWLILGGAGLLPDTLTAAIGVLAFMGVFAFGETLLQPTVPAVYNDLASDHNRGRYNAINSAAFQAGAITGPIAAGILLDQGLDVAYIAVMVIGCLVIGVLAIALERRIPASANGVTEPVEVPQAPPVPPVPPS
- a CDS encoding methyltransferase domain-containing protein, which gives rise to MSPLRWLAERDEDAVELMDDPDADLDALERTYVRFAQVNAVVSNVGAVYRRWVRPALSPTVTRRVLDVGTGGADLPRALLHRAHADGLRLEVTAVDPDPRALDWALRQPPQPGLVLRRVTSTELALAGERFDVVLSNHVLHHLDGASLGALLADSERLARDGGVAVHADIERSRLGYAGFALGTLPFEPNLLKGSYIRPDGLTSIRRSHTARELAGVLPPGWSVRRGFPSRLEVVWGADA
- a CDS encoding nitroreductase family deazaflavin-dependent oxidoreductase; translated protein: MPLEGEYAPSTSGWARKQAEEFEATDGAKANTLRGRPIIVLTTLGVNSGKLRKTALMRVEHDGEYAVVGSKGGSHHHPKWVSNVRRHPHVELQDGAEKHDYTARELEGEERELWWRRANETWPAYDAYQEKTDRLIPVFLLTRIVL